From one Plantibacter flavus genomic stretch:
- the recQ gene encoding DNA helicase RecQ: protein MSWSTEPDWIPDDADAPDDFDAPPPDDAYLGGGVAWGSGAVNSAPAAPPVVAVRAAGQKFATAQEALHTVFGYDAFRGEQQQIIEQVAGGGDAVVLMPTGGGKSLCYQIPALLRPGTGIVVSPLIALMQDQVDALLAVGVRAAFLNSTQDPAERSRVEQAYLAGELDLLYVAPERLSSEATRRFLGQGTIALLAIDEAHCVSQWGHDFRPDYLMLGELAERWPDVPRIALTATATEATHQEITQRLHLGEAKHFVSSFDRPNIQYRIVGKNEVRKQLVAFVKEQPAGTAGIVYCLSRKTVEQTAQLLRDNGVDAVAYHAGLDASVRAAAQSRFLREDGVVVVATIAFGMGIDKPDVRFVAHVDLPKSVEGYYQETGRAGRDGEPSIAWLAYGLQDVVQQRRMIAESPGDLAHQRNLSAHLDAMLALCETVDCRRVNLLRYFGQPSTPCGNCDTCLEPPVTWDGTVPAQKLLSTIVRLKRERNQSFGAGQIIDILRGKRTDRVAQQRHDELATFGIGEDLSDQEWRGVVRQLLARDLLATVGEYGTLGLTEGSAEVLAGNRPVAMRREPERAARSSSRSSSRSSSANAELEPAAAELFQALRAWRAGVAKEQGVPAYIVFGDATLREVATAKPDSLGALDGISGIGAKKLDAYGRALIEVVAANA from the coding sequence ATGAGCTGGAGCACCGAACCCGACTGGATCCCGGACGACGCGGACGCTCCCGACGACTTCGACGCCCCGCCGCCCGACGACGCGTATCTCGGCGGTGGCGTCGCCTGGGGGAGCGGTGCTGTCAACTCGGCTCCCGCCGCTCCGCCTGTGGTGGCGGTGCGTGCGGCAGGCCAGAAGTTCGCCACGGCGCAGGAGGCACTCCACACGGTCTTCGGGTACGACGCGTTCCGCGGTGAGCAGCAGCAGATCATCGAGCAGGTCGCCGGCGGCGGCGACGCGGTCGTCCTCATGCCGACGGGTGGGGGCAAGAGCCTCTGCTACCAGATCCCCGCCCTGCTCCGGCCGGGCACCGGCATCGTCGTCTCCCCACTGATCGCCCTCATGCAGGACCAGGTCGACGCCCTCCTCGCCGTCGGTGTCCGCGCCGCGTTCCTCAACTCGACCCAGGATCCGGCTGAGCGCTCCCGGGTCGAACAGGCCTACCTCGCGGGCGAGCTCGACCTCCTCTACGTCGCGCCCGAGCGTTTGAGCTCCGAGGCGACCCGGCGCTTCCTCGGCCAGGGCACCATCGCCCTGCTCGCGATCGACGAGGCGCACTGTGTGTCGCAGTGGGGGCACGACTTCCGTCCCGACTACCTCATGCTCGGCGAGCTCGCCGAACGCTGGCCCGACGTCCCGCGCATCGCACTCACGGCGACCGCGACCGAGGCGACGCACCAGGAGATCACGCAGCGGCTCCACCTCGGCGAGGCGAAGCACTTCGTCTCGAGCTTCGACCGCCCGAACATCCAGTACCGGATCGTCGGCAAGAACGAGGTCCGCAAGCAGCTCGTCGCGTTCGTGAAGGAGCAGCCGGCCGGCACCGCGGGGATCGTCTACTGCCTGAGTCGGAAGACGGTGGAGCAGACGGCACAGCTGCTGCGCGACAACGGGGTGGACGCCGTGGCGTACCACGCCGGACTCGACGCCTCCGTGCGTGCCGCGGCGCAGTCGCGCTTCCTCCGCGAGGACGGCGTCGTGGTGGTCGCGACCATCGCCTTCGGCATGGGGATCGACAAGCCGGACGTCCGCTTCGTCGCCCACGTCGACCTCCCGAAGAGCGTCGAAGGCTACTACCAGGAGACGGGCCGCGCGGGGCGAGACGGCGAGCCGTCCATCGCTTGGCTCGCGTACGGTCTGCAGGACGTCGTCCAGCAGCGGCGCATGATCGCCGAGTCGCCGGGCGACCTCGCGCACCAGCGCAATCTCAGCGCCCACCTCGACGCGATGCTGGCCCTCTGCGAGACCGTCGACTGCCGCCGGGTCAACCTGCTGCGCTACTTCGGTCAGCCCTCCACGCCGTGCGGCAACTGCGACACCTGTCTCGAACCCCCGGTCACCTGGGACGGCACCGTGCCGGCGCAGAAGCTCCTCTCGACGATCGTGCGCCTGAAGCGCGAGCGCAACCAGTCCTTCGGTGCGGGGCAGATCATCGACATCCTCCGCGGCAAGCGCACCGACCGCGTCGCCCAGCAGCGGCACGACGAACTCGCGACCTTCGGCATCGGCGAGGACCTCAGCGACCAGGAATGGCGCGGCGTCGTCCGTCAGCTGCTCGCACGCGACCTCCTGGCCACCGTCGGCGAGTACGGCACGCTCGGCCTCACCGAGGGGAGCGCCGAGGTGCTCGCGGGGAACCGGCCGGTCGCCATGCGTCGCGAGCCGGAACGCGCCGCCCGCTCCTCGTCGAGGTCGTCCTCCCGCTCGTCGAGCGCGAACGCCGAGCTCGAGCCCGCCGCGGCCGAGCTGTTCCAGGCCTTGCGTGCCTGGCGAGCCGGGGTGGCGAAGGAGCAGGGCGTCCCCGCCTACATCGTCTTCGGCGACGCGACTCTGCGGGAGGTCGCGACGGCGAAGCCCGACTCGCTCGGCGCGCTCGACGGCATCAGCGGCATCGGCGCGAAGAAGCTCGACGCCTACGGGCGAGCGCTCATCGAGGTCGTCGCCGCCAACGCCTGA
- a CDS encoding fasciclin domain-containing protein: protein MRTIKRNHMAVLALAAVATFGLAACSSGSSSDSGSSMEPSSAPSESSMTSDPAADLVGSGCAAYAEAVPDGAGSVAGMSADPVAVAASNNPLLTTLTAAVSGQLNPDVNLVDTLNGSEFTVFAPVDDAFKKIDAATIDSLKTPEGAATLTSILTYHVIPGQIAPSDIDGEQTTVEGGTVKVEGSGDNITVNGAKVICGGVKTANATVYLIDSVLMPPAK from the coding sequence ATGCGTACCATCAAGCGAAACCACATGGCAGTGCTCGCACTCGCCGCCGTCGCGACCTTCGGCCTCGCCGCCTGTTCCAGCGGCTCCAGCTCCGACAGCGGTTCGTCGATGGAGCCGAGCTCCGCTCCCTCCGAGTCGAGCATGACCTCCGACCCCGCAGCGGACCTCGTCGGCTCGGGCTGCGCCGCCTACGCCGAGGCTGTCCCGGACGGTGCAGGCTCCGTCGCCGGCATGTCGGCCGACCCCGTCGCCGTCGCCGCGTCGAACAACCCGCTCCTCACCACGCTGACCGCTGCGGTCTCCGGCCAGCTGAACCCCGACGTCAACCTCGTCGACACGCTGAACGGCTCCGAGTTCACCGTCTTCGCCCCGGTCGACGACGCGTTCAAGAAGATCGACGCCGCGACGATCGACAGCCTCAAGACGCCTGAGGGTGCCGCGACGCTGACCTCGATCCTCACGTACCACGTGATCCCCGGCCAGATCGCTCCGTCCGACATCGACGGTGAGCAGACCACCGTCGAGGGTGGAACCGTCAAGGTCGAGGGCTCGGGTGACAACATCACCGTCAACGGTGCCAAGGTCATCTGCG
- a CDS encoding acyl-CoA dehydrogenase, which translates to MVDTAIRTSVSGSTAATVEVAPSDARIDVPALAHQLLGTWPEARLASRALAAKPEMQRIEGQSMDDHRDRVFHQLKLLVENGQVHKAFPKRLGGADDHGGNIAGFEELVLADPSLQIKSGVQWGLFGAAILHLGTEPHHDAFLPGAMNLDVPGAFAMTESGHGSDVASIATTATYDPETQEFVIDTPFRAAWKDYLGNAAVHGKAATLFAQLITKGVNHGVHCFYVPIRDDEGAFLPGIGGEDDGLKGGLNGIDNGRLHFTGVRVPRTNLLNRYGDVAEDGTYSSPIKSPGRRFFTMLGTLVQGRVSLDGAATSASALALQIAITYGSERRQFNAGSDTQEEVILDYQRHQRRLLPRLATTYAQIFAHDRLLVKFDEVFSGKADSDDDRQDLETLAAALKPLSTWHALDTLQEAREACGGNGFLAENRLTGLRADLDVYATFEGDNNVLLQLVAKRLLTDYSRKFAKVDAGALARYVVEQATDRAVHSSGLRSLAQTVKDFGSTARSVSQLRDTNVQRELLTERVESMIAEVATKLRGANKLSKQAASDLFNAHQNELIEAARAHGELLQWEAFTEGVEQIQDPGTKQVLTWVHDLFGLSLIEKHLAWYLIHGRLSPQRGQAVSAYVDRLISRLRPHALDLVEAFGFAPEHVRAPIATGQEAQRQQEAADYFAALRASGDAPVDEKTLTKKQR; encoded by the coding sequence ATGGTCGACACAGCGATCCGGACGAGCGTCAGCGGGAGCACGGCAGCGACGGTCGAGGTGGCGCCGTCCGACGCGCGGATCGACGTCCCGGCGCTGGCGCACCAGCTGCTCGGCACCTGGCCTGAGGCCCGTCTCGCGTCCCGGGCGCTCGCCGCCAAGCCGGAGATGCAGCGCATCGAGGGCCAGTCGATGGACGACCATCGCGACCGCGTCTTCCACCAGCTCAAGCTCCTCGTCGAGAACGGTCAGGTGCACAAGGCGTTCCCGAAGCGCCTCGGCGGCGCCGACGACCACGGCGGCAACATCGCCGGGTTCGAGGAGCTCGTCCTCGCCGACCCGTCCCTCCAGATCAAGTCCGGTGTGCAGTGGGGGCTCTTCGGTGCGGCGATCCTGCACCTGGGCACCGAGCCGCACCACGACGCGTTCCTGCCCGGCGCGATGAACCTCGACGTCCCCGGCGCCTTCGCGATGACGGAGTCCGGTCACGGCTCCGACGTCGCCTCGATCGCGACCACCGCGACGTACGACCCGGAGACCCAGGAGTTCGTCATCGACACCCCGTTCCGCGCGGCGTGGAAGGACTACCTCGGCAACGCAGCGGTCCACGGGAAGGCGGCGACGCTGTTCGCGCAGCTCATCACGAAGGGCGTGAACCACGGTGTGCACTGCTTCTACGTGCCGATCCGCGACGACGAGGGTGCGTTCCTCCCCGGGATCGGCGGCGAGGACGACGGTCTGAAGGGCGGGCTCAACGGCATCGACAACGGCCGGCTCCACTTCACCGGCGTGCGCGTGCCGCGCACCAACCTCCTCAACCGCTACGGCGACGTCGCCGAGGACGGCACCTACTCCTCGCCGATCAAGAGCCCCGGGCGTCGCTTCTTCACCATGCTCGGGACGCTCGTCCAGGGCCGGGTGTCCCTCGACGGGGCCGCCACGTCGGCCTCCGCGCTCGCCCTCCAGATCGCGATCACCTACGGCAGTGAGCGTCGGCAGTTCAACGCGGGCAGCGACACCCAGGAAGAGGTCATCCTCGACTACCAGCGCCACCAGCGTCGGCTCCTGCCGCGCCTTGCGACGACGTACGCGCAGATCTTCGCCCACGACCGACTGCTCGTGAAGTTCGACGAGGTGTTCAGCGGCAAGGCCGACTCGGACGACGACCGTCAAGACCTCGAGACGCTCGCGGCGGCCCTCAAGCCGCTGTCGACCTGGCACGCGCTCGACACGCTCCAGGAGGCGCGCGAGGCATGCGGTGGCAACGGCTTCCTCGCGGAGAACCGCCTCACCGGCCTGCGCGCCGACCTCGACGTCTACGCGACGTTCGAGGGCGACAACAACGTGCTGCTGCAGCTCGTCGCCAAGCGACTCCTCACCGACTACAGCCGGAAGTTCGCGAAGGTCGACGCCGGTGCGCTCGCCCGCTACGTCGTCGAGCAGGCGACCGACCGCGCCGTCCACAGCAGCGGACTCCGGAGCCTTGCGCAGACCGTGAAGGACTTCGGGTCCACCGCACGCTCGGTGAGCCAGCTGCGCGACACGAACGTCCAACGCGAGCTGCTGACCGAGCGCGTCGAGTCGATGATCGCCGAGGTCGCGACCAAGCTGCGCGGCGCGAACAAGCTCTCGAAGCAGGCCGCGTCCGACCTGTTCAATGCACACCAGAACGAGCTCATCGAGGCGGCGCGCGCCCATGGCGAGCTCCTGCAGTGGGAGGCGTTCACCGAGGGTGTCGAGCAGATCCAGGATCCCGGGACGAAGCAGGTACTGACCTGGGTGCACGACCTCTTCGGGCTCTCGCTCATCGAGAAGCACCTCGCCTGGTACCTCATCCACGGGCGCCTCTCGCCGCAGCGCGGCCAGGCCGTCAGCGCCTACGTCGACCGCCTCATCTCCCGGCTGCGTCCGCACGCCCTCGATCTCGTCGAGGCGTTCGGCTTCGCGCCCGAGCACGTGCGGGCACCCATTGCGACGGGCCAGGAGGCGCAGCGTCAGCAGGAGGCCGCCGACTACTTCGCCGCCCTCCGCGCCTCGGGCGACGCGCCCGTCGACGAGAAGACGCTCACGAAGAAGCAGCGCTGA
- the ypfJ gene encoding KPN_02809 family neutral zinc metallopeptidase — translation MTFNDNADISGNKVKRRGRTTGIAVGGGAVGVIVIALISQFLGVDVSGILGGAGVGGGQQEETQLSDECQTGADANASVDCRMGGAYSSLDAYWAEELPALGADYTSPADFIIFDQQTNTGCGAATSATGPFYCPPDQTIYIDTSFYAELRDRFGASGGPLAEMYVVAHEWGHHIQALAGIMDRADRSGTGPASDSVRIEVQADCFAGAWVAAASDTEDAKGVAFLKPVTQQEIDDALSAAAAVGDDRIQEAATGQVNPEAWTHGSAEQRQRWFMTGYQSGPSACDTFSVSADQL, via the coding sequence ATGACGTTCAACGACAACGCCGACATCAGCGGGAACAAGGTCAAGCGACGGGGCCGCACGACCGGCATCGCCGTCGGTGGCGGCGCGGTCGGCGTCATCGTGATCGCCCTCATCTCGCAGTTCCTCGGGGTCGACGTGTCGGGCATCCTCGGTGGCGCGGGTGTCGGCGGGGGCCAGCAGGAGGAGACCCAGCTCTCCGACGAGTGCCAGACGGGCGCCGACGCGAACGCGAGCGTCGACTGCCGCATGGGTGGTGCTTACTCGTCGCTCGACGCCTACTGGGCCGAGGAGCTGCCCGCGCTCGGTGCCGACTACACCTCGCCGGCCGATTTCATCATCTTCGATCAGCAGACGAACACGGGTTGCGGGGCCGCCACGAGCGCCACCGGCCCGTTCTACTGCCCTCCGGATCAGACCATCTACATCGACACCAGCTTCTACGCTGAACTGCGCGACCGCTTCGGGGCGTCGGGCGGACCGCTCGCCGAGATGTACGTCGTCGCCCACGAGTGGGGGCACCACATCCAGGCGCTCGCCGGCATCATGGACCGCGCCGATCGCAGCGGTACCGGGCCCGCCTCCGACTCCGTACGGATCGAGGTCCAGGCCGACTGCTTCGCCGGTGCCTGGGTCGCCGCGGCGTCGGACACGGAGGACGCGAAGGGGGTCGCCTTCCTGAAGCCCGTGACCCAGCAGGAGATCGACGACGCGCTGAGCGCCGCGGCGGCCGTCGGTGACGACCGCATCCAGGAGGCCGCGACCGGCCAGGTGAACCCCGAGGCCTGGACCCACGGCTCCGCCGAGCAGCGTCAGCGCTGGTTCATGACCGGGTACCAGTCCGGTCCGTCCGCCTGCGACACCTTCTCGGTGTCCGCCGACCAGCTCTAG